Proteins encoded by one window of Nicotiana tabacum cultivar K326 chromosome 10, ASM71507v2, whole genome shotgun sequence:
- the LOC107809994 gene encoding epidermis-specific secreted glycoprotein EP1-like precursor, whose amino-acid sequence MSPSLPTILLVSLFLFCQIFSSIAQVAVDKTFRYVNEGQFGPSNIEYGANYRGIFDIYTYPFLLCFYNTTPNAWTLAMRMGSVPANSIMRWVWEANRGNPVKENATFALGADGNLVLADADGRIAWQTHTANKGVTGYKILPNGNFVLHNSKGKFIWQSFDYPTDTLLVGQSLRLSGPNKLVSRASVKKNANGPYSLEVKPKIFGIYNRTKLAVELAWFDLRNSSLESVKLNSGNQRLKLDYRLAKSKTRSSHVMAFTKYNTTLSYLRLGIDGNLKAYTFTGDEQDDKYFWHETYKRI is encoded by the coding sequence ATGTCTCCTTCATTGCCTACTATACTTCTcgtctctctctttcttttctgccaaatattttcttcaattgcccAAGTCGCAGTTGACAAAACCTTCAGATACGTCAATGAAGGCCAATTTGGACCTTCTAATATCGAATACGGAGCAAATTACCGTGGTATTTTTGACATTTACACGTATCCATTCTTGTTGTGTTTTTACAACACTACCCCTAATGCCTGGACACTAGCTATGCGCATGGGCAGCGTCCCTGCTAATTCTATCATGCGCTGGGTATGGGAAGCTAATAGGGGTAATCCTGTCAAAGAAAACGCAACCTTCGCTTTAGGAGCAGATGGAAATCTTGTGTTGGCAGATGCTGATGGCCGAATTGCTTGGCAAACGCACACAGCCAATAAGGGTGTCACTGGTTACAAGATATTACCAAATGGCAACTTTGTCCTTCATAACTCAAAGGGAAAATTcatttggcagagtttcgatTATCCCACCGACACGCTATTGGTGGGCCAATCGCTCCGCTTGTCAGGCCCGAATAAGCTCGTGAGCCGGGCCTCAGTGAAAAAGAACGCAAACGGGCCTTACAGCTTGGAAGTGAAACCGAAAATATTCGGTATCTATAACAGAACCAAACTTGCCGTGGAATTAGCTTGGTTTGATCTCAGAAATAGCAGCTTAGAATCAGTAAAATTGAACAGCGGAAATCAAAGGTTGAAGTTGGACTACAGATTGGCCAAATCAAAAACGAGAAGTTCTCATGTTATGGCCTTTACGAAATATAACACCACTTTGTCATACCTTCGGCTAGGAATAGATGGAAATCTCAAGGCCTACACTTTCACCGGCGACGAACAAGACGATAAATACTTTTGGCATGAAACTTATAAAAGGATTTAA